The Sesamum indicum cultivar Zhongzhi No. 13 linkage group LG2, S_indicum_v1.0, whole genome shotgun sequence genome contains a region encoding:
- the LOC105155690 gene encoding 3-oxoacyl-[acyl-carrier-protein] synthase 3 A, chloroplastic codes for MANASGLLSPAVAPSVRRRLNPPIGVFQSGSWFSEGVSRRIVCSSTVQGAEKLSPSKSGVPRLVSRGCKLVGCGSAVPRLQISNDDLSKIVDTSDEWISVRTGIRNRRILSGKDSLTDLAAEAAKKALQMAEVDPDDVDLVLLCTSTPEDLFGSAPQIQKALGCKNNPLAYDITAACSGFILGLVSASCYIRGGGFNNVLVIGADALSRYVDWTDRGSCILFGDAAGAVLVQACDSEEDGLFAFDLHSDGEGQRHLRATMNENEKDHELGTNGSLLGLLPKGSSYSCIQMNGKEVFRFAVRVVPQSIELALEKAGLPGSSIDWLLLHQANQRIIDAVAARLELPSERVISNLANYGNTSAASIPLALDEAVRKGKVKAGHKIATAGFGAGLTWGSAIIRWG; via the exons atggcGAATGCATCTGGGCTGTTGAGTCCAGCGGTTGCGCCCAGTGTGAGGAGGAGATTGAATCCACCTATAGGCGTTTTTCAATCTGGGTCTTGGTTCTCTGAGGGTGTTTCCAGGAGAATAGTGTGTTCCAGCACTGTTCAGGGTGCAGAGAAGCTTTCCCCTTCTAAATCTGGAGTGCCCAG GCTTGTCAGCAGAGGCTGCAAGTTAGTTGGATGTGGCTCTGCAGTGCCACGTCTTCAGATATCCAATGATGATCTCTCGAAAATCGTCGACACTTCTGATGAATGGATATCTGTTCGAACTGGAATTCGAAATCGAAGAATACTTTCTG GAAAAGATAGTTTGACGGATCTCGCTGCAGAGGCAGCAAAGAAAGCTCTTCAGATGGCAGAGGTTGATCCTGATGATGTGGATCTCGTGTTGTTGTGTACTTCAACTCCAGAGGATTTGTTTGGTAGTGCTCCACAG ATTCAAAAAGCGCTTGGATGCAAAAACAATCCATTAGCTTATGACATTACTGCTGCCTGTAGTGGTTTTATATTGGGCCTAGTTTCAGCCTCTTGCTACATTAGAG GGGGTGGCTTCAATAATGTTCTGGTGATTGGTGCTGATGCTCTATCTCGCTATGTCGATTGGACTGACAGAGGATCCTGTATCCTCTTTGGTGATGCTGCCGGTGCTGTGTTAGTACAG GCATGTGATAGTGAAGAGGATGGATTATTTGCTTTTGACTTGCATAGCGATGGTGAAGGGCAGAG ACACTTAAGAGCTACCATGAACGAGAATGAGAAAGATCATGAGTTGGGCACAAACGGTTCGCTCCTAGGACTTCTACCCAAAGGGTCCTCATACTCGTGTATCCAGATGAATGGAAAGGAGGTGTTCCGCTTCGCCGTTCGTGTTGTCCCACAGTCGATTGAATTAGCTCTCGAGAAGGCAGGTCTACCAGGATCCAGTATAGACTGGTTGCTTCTTCATCAG GCAAACCAAAGAATCATAGATGCAGTAGCCGCACGTCTAGAACTCCCTTCGGAACGTGTGATATCTAACCTGGCAAACTATGGCAATACGAGCGCTGCATCCATCCCATTAGCGTTGGACGAAGCTGTACGCAAGGGGAAGGTAAAAGCCGGTCATAAGATAGCTACTGCCGGTTTTGGAGCCGGGCTTACATGGGGCTCAGCGATCATTAGATGGGGATGA
- the LOC105155691 gene encoding (DL)-glycerol-3-phosphatase 2, translating into MANPCTVPDAPSTRPTITHVIFDMDGLLLDTEKFYTEVQEIILARYNKTFDWSLKAKMMGKKAIEAARVFVEETGISDSLSAEDFLLEREEMLRTMFPTSELMPGASRLIRHLHANGIPICVATGSHRRHFELKTQRHGELFSLMHHIVLGDDPEVKQGKPSPDVFLAAAKRFEGGPVDPQKILVFEDAPSGVLAAKNAGMSVVMVPDPRLDSSFHQTADQVLSSLMDFNPSEWSLPPFDKAAN; encoded by the exons ATGGCGAATCCATGTACTGTACCCGATGCTCCTTCAACTAGGCCAACCATAACACACGTTATCTTCGACATGGACGGCCTTTTacttg ACACAGAGAAATTCTACACTGAAGTCCAGGAGATTATTCTTGCTAGATACAATAAAACTTTTGATTGGTCTCTCAAAGCCAAAATGATGGGCAAGAAGGCAATAGAAGCTGCTCGAGTTTTTGTTGAAGAGACTGGAATTAGCGATTCACTCTCAGCTGAAGACTTTCTTCTAGAAAGAGAGGAGATGCTGAGAACTATGTTCCCAACAAGTGAACTCATGCCag GGGCCAGTCGTTTGATTCGGCACCTCCATGCGAATGGAATACCTATCTGTGTTGCAACGGG TTCACACAGAAGgcattttgaattgaaaacaCAAAGACATGGTGAACTTTTTTCACTGATGCATCATATTGTTCTTGGTGATGATCCAGAAGTGAAACAAGGGAAACCTTCTCCAGATGTGTTCCTTGCAGCGGCCAAGAGATTTGAG GGTGGACCAGTTGATCCACAGAAGATACTTGTTTTTGAAGATGCACCATCAGGCGTCCTAGCAGCTAAGAATGCTGGCAT GTCGGTGGTCATGGTTCCAGATCCTAGGCTGGATAGCTCGTTTCATCAAACTGCTGATCAGGTTCTAAGCTCCCTGATGGACTTCAATCCAAGTGAGTGGAGTCTGCCTCCTTTTGACAAAGCGGCAAACTGA
- the LOC105155895 gene encoding uncharacterized protein LOC105155895, with protein sequence MANLTKLDFVALDVSGKNYLSWVLDAELHLASSKLGETIKENTVASEQDCAKAMILLRHHLHESLKSQYLTVKSHFQLWKSLKDRFDHQKTVILPRARYEWIQLRLQDFKTIAEYNSEMFRIVSKLRLCGEDVTDEQMLEKTFSTFHASNLVLLQQYRERGFRHY encoded by the coding sequence ATGGCCAATCTCACAAAATTGGATTTCGTTGCTCTTGATGTTTCTGGAAAAAACTACCTATCATGGGTTCTTGATGCCGAACTACATTTGGCAAGTAGCAAATTGggagaaacaataaaagaaaatactgtTGCTTCTGAGCAAGACTGTGCTAAAGCAATGATTTTGCTTCGTCATCATCTTCATGAGAGCCTGAAGTCTCAATATTTAACAGTCAAAAGTCATTTTCAACTCTGGAAGAGTTTAAAGGATCGATTTGACCATCAAAAGACTGTAATCTTACCACGTGCAAGATATGAGTGGATACAATTGCGACTGCAAGATTTCAAAACGATTGCTGAATATAATTCTGAAATGTTTCGAATTGTATCAAAGTTGAGGTTATGTGGAGAAGATGTGACGGATGAACAAATGTTGGAAAAAacattttctacttttcatgCATCCAACCTTGTACTCCTGCAGCAGTACAGGGAACGTGGGTTTCGACATTACTGA
- the LOC110011585 gene encoding uncharacterized protein LOC110011585, with the protein MVKIDSRIEVVDLVAELLKLVKGKEAPSDPITNYANYVHSKTQFADFSLNVLFVSQICSGGAYTFSFNKFRCFLQDQSTEQIEYSLPTPAVDNDDNHIELLHSLPTVSSPSYDVSPEITPPVLQTDDATSSPQPPRRSSRVSHKPLRLNGFVCQHNSSILHANFATYSSFVTSISAIKEPRSFTEVVQSPEWRATMDAEIEVLEMNHTWKLSPLPAGKRAIGCKWVFKVKLWADGSVEQYKSPLVAKGYNQVEGIDYTESFTPIAKAVTDIYMVPPAAYKVASGLTLERHAILGLEIARNADGIYLAQMKYVMDIVADTGLLQAKAVSTPFPSGLKLSLRSGVLLSTPDSYKCLATLHVVKYLRGCCPTLGLFLPATSLNLQCYCDADWASCSDSRHSLTGFCVFLADFGVNISLSISLYYDNKVVVHILANPIFHERTKHIEIDCHLVRDVYKDGFVAPVLVRSFAQIADIFTKALTLQLFRSFISKLGCVSFAPSPTCGEAVGFSSAAIGPCSDAAILLPAAGTKADLLDQG; encoded by the exons ATGGTGAAAATTGATTCAAGGATAGAGGTTGTTGATTTAGTGGCAGAGCTATTAAAGCTGGTAAAAGGCAAAGAGGCACCTTCAGACCCCATCACTAACTACGCGAACTACGTTCACTCTAAAACGCAGTTCGCAG ATTTTTCTCTCAACGTTTTATTCGTGAGTCAGATTTGTAGTGGGGGCGCTTAcactttttctttcaacaagTTTAGGTGCTTCTTGCAGGACCAG TCCACAGAACAAATTGAGTATTCACTACCAACTCCTGCAGTTGACAATGATGACAACCACATAGAGTTGCTTCACTCTTTGCCCACTGTATCTTCACCTTCATATGATGTGAGTCCTGAAATTACACCTCCTGTTCTGCAGACTGATGATGCTACAAGCTCCCCGCAGCCTCCTCGAAGATCATCTAGAGTGAGCCATAAGCCCCTCCGGCTCAACGGCTTTGTGTGCCAACACAATTCATCAATCCTGCATGCTAATTTTGCCACATACTCCTCTTTTGTGACGTCCATTTCTGCGATAAAGGAACCTCGCTCTTTTACAGAAGTTGTCCAATCTCCTGAATGGAGGGCAACCATGGATGCAGAAATTGAGGTATTGGAGATGAACCACACTTGGAAACTATCACCGTTACCAGCTGGGAAGCGAGCTATAGGGTGTAAGTGGGTGTTCAAGGTCAAGTTATGGGCTGATGGTAGTGTGGAACAGTACAAGTCGCCCCTTGTCGCCAAAGGTTATAATCAGGTTGAGGGAATCGACTACACGGAGAGCTTCACCCCTATAGCGAAGGCAGTGACT GACATCTACATGGTTCCTCCAGCTGCTTACAAGGTTGCATCAGGTCTT ACATTGGAGAGGCACGCTATCTTGGGCTTAGAGATAGCACGAAATGCTGATGGGATCTACTTAGCTCAAATGAAGTATGTGATGGACATCGTTGCAGACACTGGTCTGTTGCAGGCTAAGGCAGTGTCTACGCCTTTTCCTTCGGGGCTTAAATTGAGCTTGAGATCTGGTGTTTTGCTTTCAACTCCTGATTCATACAAATGTTTG GCTACACTTCATGTAGTGAAGTATCTCAGAGGCTGTTGTCCTACTTTGGGCTTGTTTTTGCCTGCAACTTCCTTAAACCTTCAATGCTATTGTGATGCTGACTGGGCATCATGTTCTGATTCCAGGCATTCGTTGACTGGGTTTTGTGTCTTCCTTG CTGATTTTGGTGTGAATATTTCATTGTCAATTTCTCTCTACTATGATAATAAGGTGGTCGTGCACATTCTTGCCAACCCCATCTTTCACGAGCGTACAAAACATATTGAAATCGACTGCCATCTCGTTCGAGATGTATACAAAGATGGCTTTGTTGCCCCTGTTTTGGTTAGGAGCTTTGCCCAGATTGCTGACATCTTCACCAAAGCCCTTACTTTGCAGTTGTTCAGGTCCTTTATCTCCAAGTTGGGCTGTGTGTCCTTCGCCCCTAGTCCCACTTGTGGAGAGGCTGTTGGATTCTCCTCTGCAGCTATTGGTCCATGCTCTGATGCAGCCATACTTCTTCCTGCTGCTGGTACTAAAGCTGATCTCTTAGATCAGGGATAG